From a single Photobacterium gaetbulicola Gung47 genomic region:
- a CDS encoding acetolactate synthase III small subunit (COG0440), which translates to MRRIVSVLLENEPGALSRVVGLFSQRGYNIESLTVAPTDDATLSRLNITTNVEDDAALEQIEKQLHKLIDILKVSNVTESEHIERELMLVKVKASGFARAEVKRTADIFRGQIVDVTSQIYTVQLAGASEKLDAFLSAVGEATEIIEVARSGVVGIARGERALKA; encoded by the coding sequence ATGCGCAGGATTGTATCAGTACTTCTTGAAAATGAACCGGGCGCATTGTCACGGGTTGTGGGGTTGTTTTCGCAGCGGGGCTACAATATTGAGTCGTTGACCGTAGCGCCGACAGATGATGCGACACTTTCGCGTTTGAATATAACAACCAATGTCGAGGATGATGCGGCACTGGAGCAAATCGAAAAGCAGCTGCATAAGCTGATTGATATTCTCAAGGTCAGCAATGTCACCGAAAGTGAGCACATCGAGCGTGAGCTGATGCTGGTTAAGGTTAAGGCCAGTGGTTTTGCTCGTGCTGAGGTCAAGCGTACCGCAGATATTTTCCGCGGGCAGATTGTCGATGTGACCAGTCAGATCTATACCGTGCAGTTGGCGGGCGCCAGCGAGAAGCTGGATGCCTTTTTATCGGCTGTCGGTGAAGCGACTGAAATTATCGAAGTCGCGCGCAGTGGGGTAGTCGGTATTGCCAGGGGGGAGCGGGCGCTCAAGGCCTAG
- a CDS encoding RNA polymerase sigma factor RpoD (COG0568) codes for MEQNPQSQLKLLVAKGKEQGYLTYAEVNDHLPEDIVDSDQVEDIIQMINDMGIKVVETAPDADDLMMTEDNADEDAIEAAAQALSSVESEIGRTTDPVRMYMREMGTVELLTREGEIDIAKRIEDGINQVQCSVAEYPSAIAYLLEQFDKVEAEELRLTDIISGFVDPNEEETAAPTATHIGSELSEADLEDEDKDLEEDEDDEAEEEDSGIDPEVAREKFNDLRVAYDNMALAIDTHGRQDPKTEVAIEQLSEVFKQFRLIPKQFDKLISSLRESMDKVRTNERLIMRMCVDNSKMPKKTFVGLFAGNEASSEWIDEALNSGKPYAERLKTYEDDLRRATTKLSILEQETGLSIERIKDISRRMSIGEAKARRAKKEMVEANLRLVISIAKKYTNRGLQFLDLIQEGNIGLMKAVDKFEYRRGYKFSTYATWWIRQAITRSIADQARTIRIPVHMIETINKLNRISRQMLQEMGREPLPEELAERMQMPEDKIRKVLKIAKEPISMETPIGDDEDSHLGDFIEDTTLQLPMDAATATNLRMATNEVLAGLTPREAKVLRMRFGIDMNTDHTLEEVGKQFDVTRERIRQIEAKALRKLRHPSRSDVLRSFLDE; via the coding sequence ATGGAGCAAAATCCGCAGTCACAGCTAAAGTTACTTGTTGCTAAAGGCAAGGAACAAGGCTATCTGACCTACGCCGAAGTAAATGACCACCTACCAGAGGACATCGTCGATTCTGATCAGGTGGAAGACATCATTCAGATGATCAATGACATGGGTATTAAGGTGGTTGAAACAGCCCCTGATGCCGATGATCTGATGATGACAGAAGACAATGCGGACGAAGACGCGATTGAAGCCGCGGCCCAGGCCCTATCAAGTGTAGAAAGCGAAATTGGCCGCACCACTGACCCAGTACGTATGTACATGCGTGAAATGGGGACAGTAGAACTCCTTACCCGCGAAGGCGAGATTGATATCGCAAAGCGCATTGAAGACGGTATTAACCAAGTTCAGTGCTCTGTTGCCGAGTACCCTAGTGCCATCGCATACCTGCTTGAGCAGTTTGACAAGGTGGAAGCGGAAGAGCTTCGCCTGACCGATATCATTTCCGGTTTTGTCGACCCGAATGAAGAAGAAACGGCGGCCCCAACGGCAACGCACATCGGCTCTGAGCTCAGCGAAGCAGATCTGGAAGACGAAGACAAAGATCTGGAAGAAGATGAAGACGACGAGGCCGAAGAAGAAGATTCTGGTATCGACCCAGAAGTTGCTCGTGAGAAGTTCAATGACCTGCGTGTAGCCTATGACAACATGGCACTCGCTATTGATACTCATGGCCGTCAGGATCCAAAAACTGAAGTGGCAATTGAACAGCTGTCTGAAGTTTTCAAACAGTTCCGCCTGATCCCTAAGCAATTCGACAAGCTGATCAGCTCCCTGCGTGAGTCGATGGACAAAGTACGCACCAACGAGCGTCTGATCATGCGGATGTGTGTCGACAACAGCAAGATGCCTAAGAAAACGTTTGTCGGCCTATTTGCCGGCAACGAAGCCTCTTCTGAGTGGATCGACGAAGCACTGAACTCGGGCAAGCCTTACGCTGAACGCCTGAAAACGTACGAAGACGATCTTCGTCGCGCAACCACCAAGCTGAGTATTCTCGAGCAAGAAACGGGCTTATCTATCGAGCGTATCAAGGACATCAGCCGCCGCATGTCTATCGGTGAAGCGAAGGCTCGCCGTGCGAAGAAAGAGATGGTTGAGGCCAACTTGCGTCTGGTTATCTCGATTGCTAAGAAGTACACCAACCGCGGGCTGCAGTTCTTGGATCTGATCCAGGAAGGTAACATCGGCCTGATGAAAGCGGTAGACAAGTTCGAATACCGTCGTGGTTACAAGTTCTCGACCTATGCGACATGGTGGATCCGCCAGGCAATCACGCGTTCTATTGCTGACCAGGCACGTACCATCCGTATCCCGGTTCACATGATCGAGACGATCAACAAGCTGAACCGTATCTCTCGTCAAATGCTTCAGGAAATGGGCCGCGAGCCGTTGCCGGAAGAGTTGGCCGAGCGAATGCAAATGCCGGAAGACAAGATCCGCAAGGTCCTGAAGATAGCCAAAGAGCCAATTTCGATGGAAACCCCTATCGGTGATGATGAAGATTCGCACCTAGGTGATTTCATCGAAGATACCACGCTTCAGCTTCCGATGGATGCGGCTACTGCGACTAACCTGCGGATGGCAACCAACGAAGTGCTGGCTGGGCTAACACCGCGTGAAGCGAAAGTACTGCGTATGCGTTTCGGTATCGACATGAACACTGACCACACCCTTGAGGAAGTGGGCAAGCAGTTCGACGTTACCCGTGAGCGTATCCGTCAGATAGAAGCGAAGGCGCTACGCAAACTGCGCCACCCAAGCCGCTCAGATGTGCTTCGCAGCTTCCTGGATGAATAA
- a CDS encoding putative LuxZ (COG1802) encodes MSSPTLADKVMEMIRQDILTGELSPGQKLVVADLKQQYQVGASPIREALVQLAWRKYVHFAPQKGCWVANISAVELEDLFDTSQELSRILLQRAIQHGDESWEINILTSYHKLSRLNPAEATTDFGEWEQRHSDFHHALLAGSQSPTMLALYRQVYEQIERYRHLWVSRHRRYEERYHDNGEHEAMMKAVLDRNTEQALAIMATHSTRALEMIKDDLE; translated from the coding sequence GTGTCCAGCCCTACCCTTGCCGATAAAGTCATGGAAATGATCCGCCAGGATATCTTGACAGGTGAACTGTCCCCCGGCCAAAAACTGGTTGTCGCTGATCTGAAGCAGCAATATCAAGTAGGAGCCTCCCCGATCCGCGAGGCCTTGGTCCAACTGGCTTGGCGCAAGTATGTGCATTTTGCCCCACAAAAAGGCTGCTGGGTTGCCAACATCTCTGCGGTGGAACTGGAAGATCTGTTCGATACGAGCCAGGAGCTGTCCAGGATCCTGCTACAGCGCGCCATACAGCATGGCGATGAGAGCTGGGAGATCAATATCCTAACCAGCTACCACAAACTCAGCCGGCTGAACCCAGCCGAGGCGACAACAGACTTCGGCGAATGGGAGCAGAGACACAGCGACTTTCACCATGCCCTGCTGGCTGGCAGCCAATCACCGACCATGCTGGCCCTGTACCGCCAAGTGTATGAGCAAATCGAACGCTACCGCCATCTTTGGGTAAGCCGCCACCGCAGGTACGAAGAGCGCTACCACGACAACGGTGAGCATGAGGCGATGATGAAAGCGGTATTAGACCGCAATACCGAACAAGCACTCGCTATCATGGCAACGCATTCAACACGTGCCTTGGAGATGATAAAGGATGATCTCGAGTGA
- a CDS encoding pyruvate kinase (COG0469,COG3848), translating to MKKTKIVCTIGPKTESVEMLTKLANAGMNVMRLNFSHGDFAEHGQRIQNLRDVMGETGKQLAILLDTKGPEIRTIKLEGGQDFSLVAGQEFTFTTDTSVIGNQDRVAVTYPGFAKDLAKGNTILVDDGLIEMEVLETTETEVKCKVLNNGDLGENKGVNLPGVSVQLPALSEKDKADLVFGCEQGVDFVAASFIRKASDVKEIRELLVANGGENIQIISKIENQEGVDNFDEILEASDGIMVARGDLGVEIPVEEVIFAQKMMIEKCNRARKVVITATQMLDSMIKNPRPTRAEAGDVANAIMDGTDAVMLSGESAKGKYPIEAVTIMAQICERTDAALKAELGSRLDSPRLRITEAVCKGAVDTSEKLNAPLIVVATEAGKSARSVRKYFPTANILAVTTNTKTAAQLALTKGVTPVVVDSIDNTDAFYGRGKELALETGLGAKGDIVVMVSGALVPSGTTNTASVHVL from the coding sequence ATGAAAAAGACCAAGATCGTATGTACGATTGGACCTAAAACTGAATCTGTAGAAATGCTTACTAAGCTAGCTAACGCTGGCATGAACGTAATGCGCCTAAACTTCTCACACGGTGACTTCGCTGAGCACGGCCAGCGTATCCAGAACCTACGTGACGTTATGGGTGAAACGGGTAAGCAGCTTGCGATTCTTCTAGACACTAAAGGTCCAGAAATTCGTACTATCAAGCTTGAAGGCGGTCAAGACTTTTCTCTTGTTGCTGGTCAGGAGTTCACGTTCACAACTGACACTTCTGTAATCGGTAACCAAGACCGCGTGGCGGTAACTTACCCTGGCTTCGCTAAAGACCTGGCTAAAGGCAACACTATCCTTGTTGACGACGGCCTGATCGAAATGGAAGTTCTAGAAACGACTGAGACTGAAGTTAAGTGTAAAGTACTTAACAACGGTGACCTAGGTGAAAACAAAGGTGTTAACCTGCCAGGCGTTTCTGTACAGCTTCCAGCACTGTCTGAAAAAGACAAAGCTGACCTAGTATTCGGTTGTGAGCAAGGCGTTGACTTCGTTGCCGCTTCTTTCATCCGTAAGGCATCTGACGTTAAAGAAATCCGTGAGCTACTAGTGGCTAACGGCGGCGAGAACATCCAGATCATCTCTAAGATCGAGAACCAGGAAGGCGTTGACAACTTCGACGAAATCCTAGAAGCCTCTGACGGTATCATGGTTGCTCGTGGTGACCTTGGTGTTGAGATCCCAGTTGAAGAAGTTATCTTCGCTCAGAAGATGATGATCGAGAAGTGTAACCGTGCACGTAAAGTCGTTATCACTGCAACTCAGATGCTTGATTCTATGATCAAGAACCCACGTCCAACTCGCGCAGAAGCGGGTGACGTTGCGAACGCAATCATGGACGGTACAGATGCAGTAATGCTTTCTGGTGAGTCTGCGAAAGGTAAGTACCCAATCGAAGCGGTAACTATCATGGCTCAGATCTGTGAGCGTACTGACGCTGCACTGAAAGCAGAGCTAGGTTCTCGCCTAGACAGCCCACGCCTACGTATCACTGAAGCGGTATGTAAAGGTGCGGTTGACACGTCTGAGAAGCTAAACGCGCCTCTTATCGTAGTAGCAACTGAAGCGGGTAAGTCTGCACGTTCTGTACGTAAGTACTTCCCAACGGCAAACATCCTAGCGGTTACCACTAACACTAAGACGGCTGCTCAGCTAGCACTGACTAAAGGTGTTACTCCAGTCGTTGTTGACTCTATCGACAACACTGATGCGTTCTACGGCCGTGGTAAAGAGCTTGCACTAGAAACTGGTCTGGGCGCTAAAGGCGATATCGTTGTTATGGTATCTGGCGCGCTAGTTCCTTCTGGTACAACTAACACAGCTTCTGTACACGTACTATAA
- a CDS encoding acetolactate synthase 3 catalytic subunit (COG0028) → MEMLSGADMIVRSMIDQGVKHIFGYPGGSVLDIYDALHEKSDIEHVLVRHEQAAVHMADGYARATGEVGVVLVTSGPGATNAITGIATAYMDSIPMVVLSGQVMSNLIGNDAFQECDMVGISRPVVKHSFLVKKPEDIPAIIKKAFYIASSGRPGPVVIDIPKDMLNPAQNFPYKYPESIVMRSYNPTTQGHKGQIKRGLKALLAAKKPVLYVGGGAIMADCSPQLLKLAESLNIPVVNTLMGLGAFPGSHRNNLGMLGMHGTYEANMAMHNSDLIFGVGVRFDDRTTNNVEKYCPNATIMHIDVDPSSISKTISADIPIVGSADTVLNCMLKMLDEQNSHSDDAAIDEWWSEIESWRGRQCLSYKKDNERIKPQEVIEVLHRLTDGDAYVASDVGQHQMFAALYYPFDKPRRWINSGGLGTMGFGLPAAMGVKFALPDAEVVCVTGDGSIQMNIQELSTALQYDIPVKIINLNNRFLGMVKQWQDMIYQGRHSHSYMDSVPDFAAIAEAYGHVGVRISDPSKLEEELEKALALKDRLVFIDISVDETEHVYPMLIRGGSMSEMWLSKTERT, encoded by the coding sequence ATGGAAATGTTGTCCGGCGCCGATATGATCGTCCGTTCGATGATCGATCAAGGCGTGAAACATATCTTCGGATACCCTGGTGGTTCAGTACTTGATATTTACGATGCGCTGCATGAGAAAAGCGATATCGAACACGTACTGGTCCGCCACGAGCAAGCGGCAGTGCACATGGCCGACGGTTATGCCCGTGCTACGGGTGAGGTCGGTGTGGTACTGGTAACGTCTGGCCCGGGGGCGACCAACGCGATCACTGGTATCGCTACCGCGTATATGGACTCCATTCCTATGGTCGTACTTTCCGGCCAGGTCATGAGCAACCTCATTGGCAACGATGCCTTCCAGGAGTGTGACATGGTAGGGATCTCCCGCCCTGTCGTTAAACACAGCTTCTTGGTGAAAAAGCCGGAAGATATCCCTGCGATCATCAAAAAAGCCTTCTACATTGCCTCTAGCGGCCGTCCTGGCCCTGTGGTTATCGATATTCCCAAAGATATGCTCAATCCGGCTCAGAACTTCCCGTACAAGTATCCTGAGTCGATAGTGATGCGTTCTTACAACCCGACCACTCAGGGTCACAAGGGGCAGATCAAGCGCGGCCTCAAAGCCTTGCTGGCCGCTAAGAAGCCGGTGTTGTATGTCGGTGGCGGGGCCATCATGGCCGACTGTAGCCCGCAGTTGCTCAAGCTGGCCGAAAGCTTGAATATCCCGGTAGTAAATACCCTGATGGGGCTGGGCGCTTTTCCGGGCTCGCACAGGAACAACCTAGGTATGCTAGGCATGCACGGTACCTACGAAGCCAATATGGCGATGCACAACTCGGATTTGATTTTTGGTGTCGGTGTCCGTTTTGACGATCGTACGACCAACAACGTCGAGAAGTACTGCCCCAATGCCACTATCATGCACATTGATGTCGACCCATCATCCATTTCCAAGACCATCTCGGCAGATATCCCGATTGTCGGCTCGGCGGATACGGTGCTGAACTGCATGCTTAAGATGCTAGATGAGCAAAACAGCCATAGCGATGATGCCGCCATTGATGAGTGGTGGAGCGAAATCGAATCTTGGCGTGGCCGTCAGTGCCTGAGCTACAAAAAGGATAACGAGCGTATCAAGCCGCAGGAGGTGATTGAAGTGCTGCACCGGCTGACGGATGGCGATGCTTATGTGGCGTCGGATGTGGGGCAGCACCAGATGTTTGCCGCCCTGTATTACCCGTTTGACAAGCCGCGTCGCTGGATCAACTCCGGTGGCCTTGGCACCATGGGCTTTGGCTTGCCTGCTGCTATGGGGGTGAAGTTCGCTCTGCCGGATGCCGAAGTGGTCTGTGTGACCGGTGATGGCAGTATCCAGATGAACATCCAGGAGCTTTCTACGGCATTGCAGTACGATATTCCGGTTAAGATTATCAATCTCAACAACCGTTTTTTGGGCATGGTCAAGCAATGGCAGGATATGATTTATCAGGGGCGCCACTCCCATTCCTACATGGACTCGGTACCTGACTTTGCGGCTATTGCCGAGGCTTATGGCCATGTCGGGGTCCGGATTTCCGATCCTAGCAAACTGGAAGAAGAGCTGGAGAAGGCACTGGCGCTGAAAGATCGCCTGGTCTTTATCGATATCAGTGTCGACGAGACTGAGCATGTCTACCCAATGTTGATCCGTGGCGGGTCGATGAGCGAAATGTGGCTGAGTAAAACGGAGAGAACGTAA